In the genome of Sphingomonas naphthae, one region contains:
- a CDS encoding HU family DNA-binding protein, with translation MNKQELIGAVAENTGLGRNDVSKAVEAVLETIGSALKGGDEVRLVGFGTFSVSKRKASTGRNPRTGEPMKIASSSQPKFRPGKGLKDLVN, from the coding sequence ATGAACAAGCAGGAATTGATCGGCGCTGTCGCCGAAAACACCGGCCTTGGCCGCAACGACGTGTCCAAGGCCGTCGAGGCCGTTCTCGAAACCATCGGGTCCGCGCTGAAGGGCGGCGACGAAGTCCGCCTCGTGGGCTTCGGCACCTTCTCCGTCAGCAAGCGCAAGGCCTCCACGGGCCGCAACCCGCGCACCGGCGAGCCGATGAAGATCGCCTCGTCCTCCCAGCCCAAGTTCCGTCCGGGCAAGGGCCTCAAGGATCTGGTCAACTAA